Below is a window of Lentisphaerota bacterium DNA.
GGAGCGAGCCGGGGAGCCTCCGCCAAGACGGTCGCGTCGGTGTTGACAATCCCCCACCCCGCCGTCCGCAGCCTGTCGGCCACCTGCCGCAGCAGGGCGAGGCTGTCGGCATCCTTCCAGCGGGCGTCCGAGGGCGGAAAATGGTGGCCGATGTCGCCGTCCGCGATGGCACCCAGCAGGGCATCCATAAGCGCATGCGCCAGCACATCCGCGTCTGAATGGCCGTCCAGCCCTCGCTCGTGGGGTATTTCCACGCCGCCAATCACCAGCCGACGGCCGACGGCCAGGCGGTGCGCGTCAAATCCTATTCCGGTCCTGATCATGCGGGCGAGTATAGCGAAAAATGCGCGCGAAAACAATCGCCGAGTCTCGTGATTGCCGAAAAGAAATCGCGCTGGCCTTTCTCCCCCAATTTTGGCAATCTGTAAACACTATGAACCGATCTGATACCAAACACCGGCCCTCTTGCGTTTCCTCAGATGTTTCCGGCCATCGCCGCAGGCAGACGATTGTCGAGTCGGACCAGCGCCAGCATCTGGACAATGCACCGAACCGGCCCGCCAGCATCCCTTTCTTCGTCGAGCGTCTGGTCAACGCGGCTACGGCCCCCAAGCCCCGTCCGCGCATCGGCACCCTGTGTAATTTCATTCCCGTGGAAATCATTCTGGCCGCTGGCGCGGATACGGTCCGTCTCGACTGCGGAAACAGCGCGGCGGCTCTTGCCGGCGAGGAGCACCTCGCGGGTGACATCTGTCCGCTCGCGCAGGCGACGTTGGGACTTTTCCTGCGAGAGGATGGCATTCCCAGCACCTGCGACGCTTTTGTGATCCCCGCTTCGTGCGATGCCAAACGCAAGCTGGCGGACATCCTCGCCGACTTCGGACCGGTCTTTCAGCTTGCGATGCCGACGGACCCGGACCCTGCGCGCCATGCCGATGAGATTATCGTCGAGTTCAAGCGACTCGCGGCTTTTGTAGCCGACATCACCGGCCACGCTCCGAACCGCGCCGACCTGCACGCCGCCATCAGCCTCACGGCGCGCCGCAGCGACCTCATCCGCCGCCTGCAGGATGCGCGGATCGCCCAGCCCGGATCGCTCTCCATACGCGATCTCTTCGTCACGGTTCAGGCTTCACTCTTCTCTCCCGAACCCATTGAAACCTGGCTCAAGCCGGCCGAGATTCTCCTCTCCGAGGTGCAGGCGTGTGTGCCCGAACCCCGCAGCTTCAGGCGGCGCGTGGTGCTCACCGGTTCGCCGATTGTCTGGCCGAACTTCAAGCCACTCAACCTGCTCGAACTGTGCGGGGCCGATGTCGTTGCCGATACCATCTGCACCGGCGGCCATTCGTGCTGCGATCCGGTCCGCGTCGCCGGCGCCAGCCTGGAAGCCGCTTACCGCGCGCTCGCCGAGCGTGCGGCCTTCGGTCTGGTCTGCCCGTGCTTCAGTTCGCAGGCCACCCGTCTCAGCCGCATCATTGATCTCGTGGAGAAGCGTCATGCCGACGGTGTTGTCCAGTATGCGCTCCGGTTTTGTCATGCGTTTGACCTTGAGAACTGTCGCATTGAGAGCACGCTTCGCGACCGCCGCATCCCGTTTCTCAACCTGAGCACCGACTACAATCTGGAGGACACCGAGCGGCTCCGCGCTCGCATCGAGATCTTCTTGGAGACGTTATGATGGACATTGACATCCCGTCCGACCACAGCTAACATGATTCGCGTCATATCAATCCGGGAGAACATCCATGTCACGTATTCTCAATTTCAGTGCCGGGCCGGCTATGCTGCCGGTCGAAGTCCTCGAAGCCGCGCAAGCCGACCTCGTCGATTATCAGGGATCGGGGATGTCGATCATGGAGATGTCGCATCGCGGCAAGGAGTACGAGGCGGTTCACGACGAGGCGATCGCCAACCTCAAGGAGTTGCTCGGGCTTGATGATGCGTTTGAGGTGCTGCTGCTTCAGGGCGGCGCGAGCCTGCAATTCGGCATGATCCCGATGAACTTCTTGGGCGCGGGTCAGACCGCCGATTACGTCAATTCGGGGAGCTGGGGATCGGCCGCCATCAAGCAGGCCCGTTTGATCGGCACGGTGGGCATCGCCGCAGATTGCGAGAAGGATGTCCCGACGCGCGTGCCTGCGCCCGGCGATCTGAACCTGACCCCCGGCGCCGCCTATCTGCACCTCACATCGAACGAGACGATCTCCGGCGCGCAATGGAAGGCGTTCCCAACCCCCAACGCACCGCTCGTGGCCGACATGTCCTCGGACATCCTGTCGCGCCCCTTCAATGCCAAGCCATTCTCGCTCATTTACGCCGGCGCCCAGAAAAACTTGGGCCCCTCCGGCGTCACGGTCGTCGCCATTCGCAAGGACTTTGCCGATAGGGAATCCAAGACGCTTCCCGCGATGCTGCGCTACAGCACGCACATCGAAAACAAGTCGCTGTACAACACCCCGCCCTGCTTCAGCATCTATACTCTGACGCTCGTTACCCGCTGGCTCAAGGCGTTCGGCCTCGAGCGGATGCACCGTCAGAACGTCGAAAAAGCGGCGATGCTCTATCAGCGGATCGACGCGACGGCCTTTTACCGCGGCACCGCCCGCAAGGAATGCCGCTCCGACATGAATGTGACGTTCCGCCTGCCGACGGTCGAGCTGGAAGACCTCTTCATTGCTCAGGCATCCAAGCTTGGCATGAAGGGACTCAAAGGGCATCGCTCCGTGGGCGGCGTACGCGCCTCGATCTACAACGCCTTCCCCGTCGCCGGGGTTCGGACGCTGGTCGACTTCATGTCCGACTTTGAAGCGCGCAACGGGTAAGCGCCATTCCATCCTGACTCTATTTCCCCTTCACATCCTCTCTTCTCCTGCGAACGTCCGGCATCATGGTGGCGAGATTGCGAGTCTACCATGCACGACGTGGTTCGGCCAATTTCTGTGACAACCGACCGGCCTTCTCCGCATATTCCTTGAACAAATCCACATAGCACCTGTAGTTAGCGTAGGACACGCCTGGAGGAGTCTGGTGATCGCAACTGACAAGGAATCCGCCCTTGGCAGCCGTCGGCAAAAGCCTCTCAAATTCCCTGCGCATGGCCTCCGGCCCTTTGTCCATGGTCATTTTATCGAAATGACCAATGAACTTCATGCGCGGGTGGTCCCTCCGCAACGTCGCGATGTCAACACCCGCTTGCCGCTCAAGGGGCAGGATGCCGTCCAGCCCGGCCTCGGCAAACCAGTGGGCAGGAATGGCGATGTCTCCATCTGAATCAATTATGGGGAGAACCCCCTTGGCGCGCAGGGATGGAATAACCCGATCGTAATAGGGGCGCATGAACTCGTCGAAGCAGTCTTTGGATAGCATGGGGCCGTTGTTGTAACTCATGTCCTCGCCAAAGGTCATGAAATCCGGAGTGCAAATTGAGCACACCTGCTCGATTACGAGCAGGATCCAGTCGGCCAAGTCCGAGTTGATGCGGTGCATCAGTTCGGGTTGATCG
It encodes the following:
- a CDS encoding 2-C-methyl-D-erythritol 2,4-cyclodiphosphate synthase, with product MIRTGIGFDAHRLAVGRRLVIGGVEIPHERGLDGHSDADVLAHALMDALLGAIADGDIGHHFPPSDARWKDADSLALLRQVADRLRTAGWGIVNTDATVLAEAPRLAPFIPTMRERLAAAMSIGVQAVSVKATTVEGMGAIGRREGISAMAVASVAPLAGPDARTGS
- a CDS encoding 2-hydroxyacyl-CoA dehydratase; this translates as MRAKTIAESRDCRKEIALAFLPQFWQSVNTMNRSDTKHRPSCVSSDVSGHRRRQTIVESDQRQHLDNAPNRPASIPFFVERLVNAATAPKPRPRIGTLCNFIPVEIILAAGADTVRLDCGNSAAALAGEEHLAGDICPLAQATLGLFLREDGIPSTCDAFVIPASCDAKRKLADILADFGPVFQLAMPTDPDPARHADEIIVEFKRLAAFVADITGHAPNRADLHAAISLTARRSDLIRRLQDARIAQPGSLSIRDLFVTVQASLFSPEPIETWLKPAEILLSEVQACVPEPRSFRRRVVLTGSPIVWPNFKPLNLLELCGADVVADTICTGGHSCCDPVRVAGASLEAAYRALAERAAFGLVCPCFSSQATRLSRIIDLVEKRHADGVVQYALRFCHAFDLENCRIESTLRDRRIPFLNLSTDYNLEDTERLRARIEIFLETL
- the serC gene encoding 3-phosphoserine/phosphohydroxythreonine transaminase, with product MSRILNFSAGPAMLPVEVLEAAQADLVDYQGSGMSIMEMSHRGKEYEAVHDEAIANLKELLGLDDAFEVLLLQGGASLQFGMIPMNFLGAGQTADYVNSGSWGSAAIKQARLIGTVGIAADCEKDVPTRVPAPGDLNLTPGAAYLHLTSNETISGAQWKAFPTPNAPLVADMSSDILSRPFNAKPFSLIYAGAQKNLGPSGVTVVAIRKDFADRESKTLPAMLRYSTHIENKSLYNTPPCFSIYTLTLVTRWLKAFGLERMHRQNVEKAAMLYQRIDATAFYRGTARKECRSDMNVTFRLPTVELEDLFIAQASKLGMKGLKGHRSVGGVRASIYNAFPVAGVRTLVDFMSDFEARNG